In one window of Clupea harengus chromosome 4, Ch_v2.0.2, whole genome shotgun sequence DNA:
- the lrrc38a gene encoding leucine-rich repeat-containing protein 38, producing MLSCVHWLQPLLALLSSSLVSCGHSCPPSCLCPDHHTVDCTGQGLTRLPDSIPLDIRRLLLSDNWIPWIPSDFLVLYSDLVYLDLRNNSLSRVEPGTLSTSSRLVFLDLGSNNLTEIPSGTFRDSRSLIKLRLGNNPYLSMVSMDAFLGLTSLRELELDRNALSGLDVEVLSQLPSLRVLRLEGNPWVCNCNFAKLFLWLLENQHKLPTGMEGMECSLPVDGRQLPLSMLSEDSFRECRGILTLTDYLIVIFSGICVSVAAIMASFFLACTLTCIQRWSKFTNKDDVDE from the exons ATGTTGTCATGTGTCCACTGGCTGCAGCCTCTCCTTGccttgctctcctcctccttggtGTCTTGTGGACATAGCTGCCCGCCCAGCTGCCTGTGTCCAGACCACCACACCGTGGACTGCACGGGCCAAGGGCTCACCCGTTTGCCTGACTCCATCCCCCTGGACATCCGCAGGCTGCTTCTGTCCGATAACTGGATTCCCTGGATCCCCTCCGATTTCCTCGTGCTCTACAGCGACCTGGTCTACTTGGACCTGAGGAACAACTCCCTCTCCAGAGTGGAGCCCGGGACGCTGAGCACCTCGTCCAGGCTCGTCTTCCTGGACCTGGGCAGCAATAACTTGACAGAGATTCCCTCCGGCACCTTCAGGGACTCACGCAGCCTGATCAAGCTGCGGCTGGGAAACAACCCTTACCTGAGCATGGTCAGCATGGACGCCTTCTTGGGCCTGACCTCCCtgcgggagctggagctggaccgGAACGCCCTGTCGGGGCTGGACGTTGAGGTTCTGAGCCAGCTGCCCTCGCTGCGGGTGCTCCGCTTGGAGGGCAACCCCTGGGTTTGCAACTGTAACTTTGCCAAACTCTTCCTATGGCTCCTGGAGAACCAGCACAAGCTCCCCACTG GGATGGAGGGGATGGAATGCTCCCTGCCGGTGGACGGGCGCCAGCTGCCTCTCAGTATGCTCTCGGAGGACAGTTTCCGGGAGTGCCGTGGGATCCTCACTCTCACAGACTATCTCATCGTCATCTTCTCTGGGATCTGCGTCTCGGTGGCGGCCATCATGGCCAGCTTCTTCCTGGCCTGCACCCTCACTTGTATCCAGCGCTGGAGCAAGTTCACCAATAAGGACGACGTGgacgagtga